The following are from one region of the Salvia hispanica cultivar TCC Black 2014 chromosome 1, UniMelb_Shisp_WGS_1.0, whole genome shotgun sequence genome:
- the LOC125200530 gene encoding F-box/FBD/LRR-repeat protein At1g51370-like translates to MSHEDRISELNEDRISELPSDILISIISRLTPKEATSTCILSTHWRHLHSYATHLNFPKFGDRIDTKSKYLSMIDHVLDSHRGTKIKELVVDLDYLECEKFEKWFEFALTKKAEKICLRGWNNNKVPILRLPITDGMKCLKDLYLGNGIKLTDQDFELLVSNCLALECLIIEVSFSLKNVSIVGHSKLKHVKLLYARRVESIVICDAISLVSLTLHNLSAGCAFKLSNSPKLTKLNYQENHNVLMLAELLVRIPSSIRNQLQRLRLSTTFHSYYVTPRDLVHQELLYVDLINIKHLELSIETADFLYCDGPFQRYVHRLIEACGSLETLVIKFTKEDLGINAHPMCEECRIMMLIDQPAPAECRNTNSQDLIIIEPAAAECMGCQHLKRIEAMGIMYQHAELPVKYLEITGYFGNSWQRQLAMFIVDNATALQKLSVLSCDQEALARARHDFRHTSFVHHDIRGLENKWCSDYLSWILDTGISS, encoded by the exons ATGTCGCATGAAGATAGAATCAGCGAATTGAATGAAGATAGAATCAGTGAATTACCTAGTGATATTCTGATATCTATAATCTCTCGATTGACTCCGAAAGAAGCTACTTCTACTTGCATACTTTCAACTCATTGGCGACATCTCCATAGCTATGCGACTCATCTCAATTTCCCAAAGTTCGGAGATAGGATTGacacaaaatcaaagtatttAAGTATGATCGATCATGTCTTGGATTCACATAGAGgcactaaaataaaagagttggTGGTGGACTTGGACTATCTAGAATGTGAAAAATTTGAGAAGTGGTTCGAGTTTGCCCTAACTAAGAAAGCTGAAAAAATTTGTTTACGTGGTTGGAATAACAATAAGGTTCCAATTCTAAGACTTCCAATTACAGATGGTATGAAATGCCTTAAAGATTTGTATCTAGGCAATGGAATTAAATTGACCGATCAAGATTTTGAGCTTTTGGTTTCCAATTGCCTTGCTCTTGAATGCTTGATAATTGAAGTATCTTTCAGCTTGAAAAATGTCTCAATAGTTGGGCACTCGAAATTGAAGCATGTAAAACTATTATATGCTAGGAGAGTTGAATCCATTGTGATTTGCGACGCAATAAGCCTCGTTTCTTTGACGCTCCATAATTTGTCAGCTGGATGTGCTTTCAAACTAAGTAACAGTCCGAAGCTTACCAAACTCAATTATCAAGAAAATCATAATGTACTCATGCTTGCTGAGCTCCTTGTCAGAATTCCATCTTCCATACGCAACCAACTTCAACGATTGCGCCTCTCAACTACATTTCATTCTTATTATGTTACGCCTCGG GATCTTGTTCATCAAGAGTTGTTGTATGTTGatcttataaatataaaacatctAGAGTTGTCGATTGAGACGGCCGATTTTCTTTATTGTGATGGGCCTTTTCAACGCTATGTGCACCGTTTGATTGAAGCATGTGGTTCACTAGAAACACTTGTGATAAAG TTTACGAAGGAAGATCTGGGCATAAATGCACATCCAATGTGTGAGGAGTGTAGGATCATGATGCTCATAGATCAACCTGCGCCTGCAGAGTGTAGGAACACGAATTCCCAggatttaataattatagaaCCTGCGGCTGCAGAGTGCATGGGTTGCCAGCatttaaaaagaatagaaGCGATGGGCATCATGTATCAACATGCAGAGTTGCCCGTAAAGTATTTGGAAATCACAGGATATTTTGGTAATTCGTGGCAACGGCAATTGGCTATGTTCATAGTTGATAATGCTACGGCTCTCCAAAAATTGAGTGTATTGTCTTGTGATCAAGAGGCATTAGCTCGTGCACGTCATGATTTTCGacatacttccttcgtccatCATGACATACGGGGTCTAGAGAATAAGTGGTGTTCCGACTATTTGTCGTGGATACTTGATACGGGCATATCTTCATGA